In one Magallana gigas chromosome 7, xbMagGiga1.1, whole genome shotgun sequence genomic region, the following are encoded:
- the LOC105331507 gene encoding protein BUD31 homolog — MPKVKRSRKPPPEGWELIEPTIDELDAKMREAETDPHEGKRKVEALWPIFRLHHQKSRYIYDLFYRRKAISRQLYEYCLKENIADKNLIAKWKKQGYENLCCLRCIQTRDTNFGANCICRVPKSKLEAGKIVECIHCGCRGCSG, encoded by the exons ATGCCAAAAGTCAAGAGAAGTAGAAAACCTCCTCCAGAGGGATGGGAGCTCATCGAGCCTACCATTGATGAACTAGATGCAAAAATGCGAGAAG CGGAGACTGACCCTCATGAAGGAAAGAGAAAGGTTGAAGCTTTGTGGCCGATATTCCGGCTTCACCACCAGAAGTCCAGATACATCTACGACTTGTTCTACAGAAGGAAGGCCATTAGTAGAC AATTGTACGAATATTGTCTGAAAGAAAACATTGCTGACAAAAACTTAATTGCGAAATGGAAGAAACAGGGATATGAAAATCTGTGCTGTTTAAGGTGCATTCAAACAAGAGACACAAATTTTGGAGCCAACTGTATTTGCCGTGTCCCCAAGTCCAAACTAGAAGCA GGTAAGATTGTGGAATGTATACACTGTGGATGTCGAGGCTGCTCTGGGTGA